The following coding sequences lie in one Euhalothece natronophila Z-M001 genomic window:
- the pds gene encoding 15-cis-phytoene desaturase has product MRVIIAGAGLAGLSCAKYLVDAGHTPIVLERENVLGGKVAAWQDEDGDWYETGLHIFFGAYPNMLNLFKELDIEDRLQWKEHTMIFNRPEKPGTYSRFDFPNLPAPLNGVVAILRNNDMLSWPEKIRFGIGLIPAMLRGQGYVEAMDRYTWSEWMERQNMPKRVEKEVFIAMSKALNFINPNEISATILLTALNRFLQEKNGSKMAFLDGSPTERLCQPMVDYITERGGEVRLNAPLKEIVLNEDNSVKGYLIRGLNGAEDEMLTADAYVSAMPVDPLKLMLPQSWTEMEFFKQLEGLEGVPVINLHLWFDRKLTDIDHLLFSRSDLLSVYADMSNTCRGYENADRSMLELVLAPAKDWIAKSEEEIIEATMKELKTLFPKHFTGDNPAQLLKYHVVKTPRSVYKATAGRQAYRPSQETPISNFYLTGDYTMQKYLASMEGAVLSGKLTAQAIAESKGKESSIEKSQKKPVSVAK; this is encoded by the coding sequence ATGCGGGTGATAATTGCAGGAGCAGGGTTAGCGGGGCTTTCCTGTGCCAAATATTTAGTTGATGCGGGACATACACCGATTGTCCTGGAACGGGAAAATGTTTTAGGGGGAAAAGTCGCCGCTTGGCAAGATGAAGATGGCGACTGGTACGAAACGGGATTGCACATTTTTTTTGGCGCATATCCCAATATGCTAAACCTTTTTAAGGAATTGGATATTGAAGATCGTTTGCAATGGAAAGAACACACCATGATCTTCAATCGTCCTGAAAAACCAGGCACTTACTCTCGCTTTGATTTTCCTAATCTCCCGGCTCCCCTCAACGGTGTGGTGGCGATTCTCCGTAATAATGATATGCTCTCTTGGCCCGAAAAAATTCGCTTTGGCATTGGTTTAATTCCAGCCATGTTGCGCGGACAGGGCTATGTAGAAGCCATGGATCGCTATACTTGGTCAGAGTGGATGGAACGGCAAAATATGCCGAAACGGGTGGAAAAAGAAGTTTTTATCGCGATGTCGAAAGCCTTAAACTTTATTAACCCCAATGAGATTTCCGCCACGATTCTTCTCACTGCTTTAAATCGTTTCTTGCAAGAGAAAAATGGCTCAAAAATGGCATTCTTAGATGGATCTCCCACTGAGCGTCTTTGTCAGCCTATGGTGGATTATATCACCGAGCGTGGTGGAGAAGTTCGTTTAAATGCTCCCTTAAAGGAAATTGTGCTTAATGAGGATAACAGTGTCAAAGGGTATTTAATTCGAGGCTTAAATGGGGCAGAGGATGAAATGCTCACAGCAGATGCTTATGTGTCTGCGATGCCTGTTGATCCCCTGAAGTTAATGCTTCCTCAGTCTTGGACAGAAATGGAGTTCTTTAAGCAGTTAGAGGGGTTAGAGGGCGTTCCTGTGATTAATCTACATCTCTGGTTTGATCGCAAATTAACTGATATTGACCATTTACTCTTTTCTCGTTCCGACTTGTTAAGTGTGTATGCGGATATGAGTAATACTTGTCGGGGTTATGAAAATGCGGATCGCTCCATGCTAGAGTTAGTGCTAGCTCCGGCAAAAGATTGGATCGCCAAATCGGAAGAGGAAATTATTGAAGCGACCATGAAAGAGCTAAAAACCCTATTTCCCAAACATTTTACAGGAGATAACCCTGCTCAACTCTTAAAATATCATGTGGTGAAAACACCGCGATCAGTGTATAAAGCAACAGCTGGCCGCCAAGCCTATCGCCCCTCCCAAGAAACGCCCATTTCTAATTTTTATTTGACAGGAGATTATACAATGCAAAAATATTTAGCAAGCATGGAAGGGGCAGTGTTATCAGGGAAATTGACCGCTCAAGCCATTGCTGAAAGTAAGGGTAAGGAATCTTCTATAGAAAAATCGCAGAAAAAGCCCGTTTCTGTGGCAAA
- a CDS encoding bifunctional 4-hydroxy-2-oxoglutarate aldolase/2-dehydro-3-deoxy-phosphogluconate aldolase translates to MSKIALETFKEEQVIAVIRAVPHSLGKKLAHAMSRGGIRLIEVTWNSDQPERLISELREELPNCIIGTGTILTIEELESAIAQGAQFVFSPHVNSQLITRALEANIPIIPGALSPTEIITAWQSGATAVKVFPAQALGGVSYIKSLQGPMGNIPLIPTGGVTLENAKDFINAGATAVGLSSQLFPNSLIEAENWEEMTQRARQLKNKGRMC, encoded by the coding sequence ATGAGTAAAATTGCCCTAGAAACGTTTAAGGAAGAACAGGTAATTGCGGTAATTCGAGCTGTTCCCCACTCCTTAGGAAAAAAACTGGCTCACGCCATGAGTCGTGGTGGAATTCGGCTAATTGAGGTTACTTGGAATAGTGATCAACCAGAACGTTTAATTTCTGAATTACGGGAAGAACTGCCTAATTGTATAATTGGCACCGGAACTATCTTAACAATAGAAGAATTAGAAAGCGCGATCGCGCAGGGGGCGCAATTTGTCTTTTCCCCTCATGTTAACTCCCAACTCATTACCAGAGCCTTAGAAGCCAACATTCCCATTATTCCAGGGGCTTTATCCCCCACAGAAATTATTACTGCCTGGCAAAGTGGGGCAACCGCAGTGAAAGTATTTCCCGCACAAGCACTAGGGGGCGTAAGCTATATTAAAAGCCTACAAGGACCCATGGGCAATATTCCGCTAATCCCCACAGGTGGAGTCACTCTAGAAAATGCCAAAGACTTTATTAATGCAGGGGCAACTGCTGTCGGTTTATCCTCACAACTATTTCCAAACTCTCTCATTGAAGCCGAAAATTGGGAGGAAATGACTCAACGGGCTAGACAACTAAAGAATAAGGGAAGAATGTGTTAA